In Nocardia asteroides, a single genomic region encodes these proteins:
- the era gene encoding GTPase Era — translation MAEFRSGFVCFIGRPNTGKSTLTNALVGQKIAITSSRPQTTRHTIRGIVHREHAQLILVDTPGLHRPRTLLGARLNDLVRDTYSEVDVIALCIPADEKIGPGDRWIVQQIRQMAPKTTVIGVVTKIDKVSRDEVAEQLLAVSKLLGPDSELVPVSAVRGEQVEVLVEVIAALMPEGPAFYPDGALTDEPEETLMAELIREAALEGVREELPHSLAVVIEEVVPREDRDDLLDVHALLYVERPSQKAIIIGKGGSRLKQVGTNARKQIEHILGTRIYLDLHVKVAKDWQRDPKQLRRLGF, via the coding sequence GTGGCTGAATTCCGCTCCGGCTTCGTCTGTTTCATCGGCCGCCCGAACACCGGCAAGTCGACGCTGACGAACGCGCTCGTCGGGCAGAAGATCGCCATCACCTCGTCCCGCCCGCAGACCACGCGGCACACCATCCGCGGCATCGTGCACCGCGAGCACGCGCAGCTCATCCTGGTCGACACCCCCGGGCTGCACCGGCCGCGCACGCTGCTCGGCGCGCGCCTCAACGATCTCGTGCGCGACACCTACTCCGAGGTCGACGTGATCGCCCTGTGCATCCCGGCGGACGAGAAGATCGGGCCGGGCGACCGCTGGATCGTGCAGCAGATCCGGCAGATGGCGCCGAAGACCACGGTCATCGGCGTGGTCACCAAGATCGACAAGGTGAGCCGGGACGAGGTGGCCGAGCAGCTGCTCGCCGTCTCGAAGCTGCTCGGCCCCGACTCCGAGCTGGTGCCGGTCTCCGCGGTGCGCGGCGAGCAGGTAGAGGTGCTGGTCGAGGTGATCGCCGCGCTGATGCCGGAGGGCCCCGCCTTCTACCCGGACGGCGCGCTCACCGACGAGCCGGAGGAGACCCTGATGGCCGAGCTCATCCGGGAGGCCGCGCTGGAGGGCGTCCGGGAGGAGCTGCCGCACTCGCTGGCCGTGGTCATCGAGGAGGTCGTGCCACGCGAGGACCGGGACGACCTGCTCGACGTGCACGCCCTGCTCTACGTCGAGCGGCCGAGTCAGAAGGCGATCATCATCGGCAAGGGGGGTTCCCGGCTCAAGCAGGTCGGGACCAACGCCCGCAAGCAGATCGAACACATCCTCGGCACCCGGATCTACCTGGACCTGCACGTCAAGGTCGCCAAGGACTGGCAGCGCGATCCGAAGCAGCTGCGCCGCCTCGGATTCTGA
- a CDS encoding DUF3558 domain-containing protein — translation MRFGTAALAALTVFAVAGCDSSGDSGSPPATTTTLAGAPTAFDPCADIPQNVLDSEGLRAKTKNDNNGADGLQWRGCVWSQVDGYSATIATTNVTVDMVRAKKLPDARDFTAAGRAAISTRKDVERPSEQCNVNVQIAGGSLEILLTNPSSRKKTGSLDSCALATTLTEKVVGVLPADS, via the coding sequence GTGAGATTCGGCACCGCGGCGCTCGCCGCTCTCACCGTTTTCGCTGTCGCGGGATGTGATTCGTCGGGTGATTCGGGGTCACCCCCGGCAACCACCACAACTCTCGCAGGCGCACCGACCGCCTTCGATCCCTGCGCGGATATCCCGCAGAACGTGCTGGACTCCGAGGGATTGCGGGCCAAGACCAAGAATGACAACAACGGCGCCGATGGGTTGCAGTGGCGTGGATGTGTGTGGTCCCAGGTAGACGGCTACTCGGCAACCATCGCAACGACCAATGTGACGGTCGACATGGTCCGAGCCAAGAAGCTCCCTGATGCTCGCGATTTCACGGCGGCGGGACGCGCCGCTATATCCACCCGGAAAGATGTCGAGCGGCCGTCGGAACAATGCAACGTCAACGTGCAGATTGCCGGCGGCAGCCTCGAGATACTGCTGACGAATCCGAGTTCGCGGAAGAAGACCGGAAGCCTCGATTCCTGCGCTTTGGCAACCACTCTCACCGAAAAGGTGGTCGGCGTGCTTCCGGCTGACAGCTGA
- the dnaJ gene encoding molecular chaperone DnaJ, which translates to MARDYYGLLGVAKNATDQEIKRAYRKLARELHPDVNPEETAQAKFREVSTAYEVLTDPEKRRIVDLGGDPLENGGGAGGFSGAGFGGLGDVFEAFFGGMNSGGGQRKPRGRVQPGADSLLRTRLSLAECAVGVTKHLTVDTAILCDLCHGKGTNGDSKPVRCETCGGAGEVQSVQRSFLGQVLTSRPCPTCRGAGETIPDPCNKCGGDGRIRARREIAAPIPAGVANGMRVRLAAQGEVGPGGGHAGDLYVEVVEQPHDVFVRDGDDLHCTIRVPMVDAALGTTVVIDTILDGPTELTIPPGTQPGEISVLRGHGMPKLRSGARGDLLAHLEIVVPSKLDSKQNDLLRKYKGLRERDRAEVVSAQSEHNSGLFARLRASFSGR; encoded by the coding sequence GTGGCACGGGACTACTACGGACTGCTCGGCGTCGCGAAGAACGCGACCGATCAGGAGATCAAGCGCGCCTACCGCAAGCTGGCGCGGGAGCTCCACCCGGACGTCAACCCCGAGGAGACGGCGCAAGCGAAGTTCCGGGAAGTGTCGACCGCCTACGAGGTGCTGACCGACCCGGAGAAGCGTCGCATCGTCGACCTGGGCGGTGATCCGCTGGAGAACGGCGGCGGAGCGGGCGGCTTCTCCGGCGCCGGCTTCGGCGGCCTGGGTGACGTCTTCGAGGCCTTCTTCGGCGGGATGAACTCCGGCGGGGGGCAGCGCAAGCCGCGCGGCCGGGTGCAGCCCGGCGCCGACTCGCTGCTGCGCACCCGGCTGAGCCTGGCGGAGTGTGCGGTCGGCGTGACCAAGCACCTGACGGTCGACACCGCGATCCTCTGCGACCTCTGCCACGGCAAAGGCACCAACGGCGACTCCAAGCCGGTGCGCTGCGAGACCTGTGGCGGCGCGGGCGAGGTGCAGTCGGTGCAGCGGTCGTTCCTCGGCCAGGTGCTCACCTCGCGGCCCTGCCCCACCTGCCGCGGTGCGGGCGAGACCATTCCGGACCCGTGCAACAAGTGCGGTGGCGACGGCCGGATCCGTGCCCGGCGGGAGATCGCCGCGCCGATCCCGGCTGGGGTGGCGAACGGGATGCGGGTGCGGCTGGCCGCGCAGGGCGAGGTCGGTCCCGGCGGCGGGCACGCGGGCGATCTGTACGTCGAGGTGGTCGAGCAGCCGCACGACGTGTTCGTCCGCGATGGCGACGACCTGCACTGCACCATCCGGGTGCCGATGGTGGACGCCGCGCTCGGCACCACCGTGGTGATCGACACCATCCTGGACGGGCCGACCGAGCTGACCATCCCGCCGGGCACGCAGCCCGGCGAGATCTCGGTGCTGCGCGGGCACGGCATGCCGAAGCTGCGGTCGGGGGCGCGCGGGGATCTGCTCGCGCACCTGGAGATCGTGGTGCCGTCGAAGCTGGACAGTAAGCAGAACGACCTGCTGCGCAAGTACAAGGGGCTGCGCGAACGCGACCGGGCCGAGGTGGTCTCGGCGCAGTCCGAGCACAACAGCGGGCTCTTCGCCCGGCTGCGGGCGTCGTTCAGCGGTCGCTGA
- the recO gene encoding DNA repair protein RecO, translating into MRSYRDEAVVVRQHKLGEADRIITLLTRRNGLVRAVAKGVRRTSSRFGARLEPFAYVDVQLYPGRTFDTVTQVHTVEAFAADIVADYGRYTTACAVLETAERLAGEERAPAPKLHALTASALRAIAAGQRPHELILDAFLLRAMGFAGWAPALDECAKCATPGPHRAFHVAAGGAVCVHCRPPGASNPPEGALELLVALLRGEWEKVEAVPVPVRTRASGLVAAHLQWHLERRLRTLPLLERTPSAP; encoded by the coding sequence GTGCGTTCGTATCGGGATGAGGCGGTGGTGGTTCGCCAGCACAAGCTGGGCGAGGCCGACCGCATCATCACGCTGCTGACCCGGCGCAACGGCCTGGTCCGGGCGGTCGCCAAGGGGGTGCGGCGCACCAGCTCGCGGTTCGGGGCGCGGCTGGAGCCGTTCGCCTACGTCGACGTGCAGCTGTACCCGGGGCGCACCTTCGACACCGTCACCCAGGTGCACACCGTCGAGGCGTTCGCCGCCGACATCGTCGCCGACTACGGCCGCTACACCACCGCCTGCGCGGTGCTGGAGACCGCGGAGCGGCTGGCGGGCGAGGAGCGCGCCCCGGCGCCCAAGCTGCACGCGCTCACCGCGAGCGCGCTGCGCGCCATCGCCGCCGGGCAGCGGCCGCACGAGCTGATCCTGGACGCCTTCCTGCTGCGCGCGATGGGGTTCGCGGGCTGGGCGCCCGCGCTGGACGAGTGCGCCAAGTGCGCCACACCGGGCCCGCACCGCGCCTTCCACGTCGCCGCGGGCGGCGCGGTGTGCGTGCACTGCCGCCCGCCGGGGGCGTCCAACCCGCCGGAGGGGGCGCTGGAGCTGCTGGTCGCGCTGCTGCGCGGGGAGTGGGAGAAGGTCGAGGCGGTGCCGGTTCCGGTGCGCACCCGGGCCAGCGGGCTGGTCGCCGCGCACCTGCAGTGGCACCTCGAACGCCGGCTGCGCACCCTGCCGCTCCTCGAGCGCACGCCATCGGCCCCCTGA
- the ybeY gene encoding rRNA maturation RNase YbeY, whose product MSIEIANESGFDVPEEDLVGVARFAIARMDVHPAAELSMVLVDLDTMADLHVRWMDLPGPTDVMSFPMDELEPGGRPDSPEPGPSMLGDIVLCPEFAAGQASKAGHSLQHELALLTVHGVLHLLGYDHAEPDEEKEMFALQARLLEEWYESLREARYRAELAERDTRLLGKTGFTTPGETPGQA is encoded by the coding sequence GTGAGCATCGAGATCGCCAACGAGTCGGGGTTCGACGTCCCCGAAGAGGATCTGGTGGGCGTCGCGCGCTTCGCCATCGCGCGCATGGACGTCCACCCGGCCGCCGAGTTGTCGATGGTGCTCGTGGATCTGGACACCATGGCGGATCTGCACGTGCGCTGGATGGACCTGCCCGGCCCCACCGACGTGATGTCCTTCCCGATGGACGAGCTGGAGCCGGGCGGGCGCCCGGACAGCCCGGAGCCCGGCCCGTCCATGCTCGGCGACATCGTGCTCTGCCCGGAGTTCGCCGCCGGGCAGGCCAGCAAGGCCGGGCACTCGCTGCAGCACGAGCTGGCGCTGCTCACCGTGCACGGCGTGCTGCACCTGCTCGGCTACGACCACGCCGAGCCGGACGAGGAGAAGGAGATGTTCGCTCTGCAGGCCCGGCTGCTCGAGGAGTGGTACGAGAGCCTGCGCGAGGCGCGGTACCGCGCCGAGCTGGCCGAACGGGACACCAGGCTGCTCGGCAAGACCGGCTTCACCACACCGGGCGAGACACCGGGGCAGGCGTGA
- a CDS encoding MFS transporter — protein sequence MSGSSGRERRIVTALFAAGLTTFASMYSAQALLPSLAAAFGVAPARAALAVSLTTGFLALAIIPVSALSGRFGRTRVMVWSAAVSAGIGLLLPLAPTLDVLLAARAVQGITLAGVPAVAMAYLAEEVDAGRLGAAMGVYVSGTTLGGLTGRLIPAFALDHTSWRWAQAVIAVVGALCTVWFVRVLPASRGFRPSTSGGWGALPAQCRRPQLLALFALAFVLMGGFVSVYNYLGFRLLAEPFGLPASVAGLVFVLYLAGTVASTTAGWLADRFGRGPVLAGSVVLTAVGAALSLPDRLPLLLAGILLFTAGFFGAHAVASAWVGVVAVGGNRAAASSLYLFCYYLGSAVLGGLSGLVFARFGWAGLVAGVGVLLVLAGGAVVVVVRGERVVPGVEVELVGAGR from the coding sequence ATGAGTGGATCGAGCGGGCGGGAGCGGCGGATCGTCACCGCGCTCTTCGCGGCGGGGCTGACCACCTTCGCCTCGATGTACAGCGCGCAGGCGCTGCTGCCGAGCCTCGCGGCGGCGTTCGGCGTGGCGCCCGCGCGGGCGGCGCTCGCGGTCTCGCTCACCACCGGTTTCCTGGCGCTGGCGATCATCCCGGTGAGCGCGCTCTCCGGGCGGTTCGGGCGGACCAGGGTGATGGTCTGGTCGGCCGCGGTCTCCGCGGGTATCGGGCTGCTGCTCCCGCTGGCGCCGACGCTGGACGTGCTGCTGGCCGCCCGCGCGGTGCAGGGCATCACGCTGGCCGGGGTGCCCGCGGTGGCCATGGCCTACCTGGCGGAGGAGGTCGACGCGGGCCGGTTGGGCGCCGCCATGGGTGTCTACGTCTCCGGTACGACGCTGGGTGGGCTGACCGGCAGGCTGATCCCGGCCTTCGCACTCGACCACACCTCGTGGCGCTGGGCGCAGGCGGTGATCGCGGTGGTCGGGGCGCTGTGCACGGTGTGGTTCGTGCGGGTGCTGCCCGCTTCGCGCGGGTTCCGGCCGTCGACCTCCGGGGGGTGGGGTGCGCTCCCGGCCCAGTGCCGCCGGCCGCAGCTGCTCGCGCTGTTCGCGCTGGCCTTCGTGCTGATGGGTGGGTTCGTGTCGGTCTACAACTACCTGGGGTTCCGGCTGCTCGCCGAGCCGTTCGGGCTGCCCGCGAGCGTGGCCGGGCTGGTGTTCGTGCTGTACCTGGCGGGGACCGTCGCTTCGACGACCGCCGGGTGGCTCGCCGATCGTTTCGGGCGCGGGCCGGTGCTGGCGGGGTCGGTCGTGCTCACCGCGGTCGGGGCCGCGCTGTCGCTGCCCGATCGGCTGCCGCTGCTCCTGGCCGGGATCCTGCTTTTCACGGCCGGTTTCTTCGGCGCGCACGCCGTCGCGAGCGCCTGGGTTGGGGTCGTGGCGGTGGGCGGGAATCGCGCGGCGGCCTCGTCGCTGTACCTGTTCTGCTACTACCTGGGGAGTGCGGTGCTCGGCGGGTTGTCCGGGCTGGTATTCGCGAGGTTCGGGTGGGCCGGGTTGGTCGCCGGGGTCGGGGTACTGCTGGTGCTGGCCGGGGGTGCGGTGGTTGTCGTGGTTCGGGGAGAGCGGGTTGTGCCAGGGGTGGAGGTCGAATTGGTCGGGGCGGGGCGGTAG
- a CDS encoding cytidine deaminase, with translation MTELDAEDTKLLTLARGAMGRTGGTAGAAVRDTDGRTYAAGEVGLQELRLTALQAAIAAAISSGAEGFEAAVVVGGQFKDAGVAAVREVSASARIVFADRSGSVFDIIDDAAAEVSGG, from the coding sequence ATGACCGAGCTCGACGCCGAGGACACCAAACTGCTCACGCTCGCGCGCGGGGCGATGGGCCGGACCGGGGGCACGGCAGGCGCCGCCGTCAGGGACACCGACGGCCGCACCTACGCCGCGGGCGAGGTGGGGCTGCAGGAGCTGCGGCTGACCGCGCTGCAGGCCGCCATCGCGGCCGCGATCTCCAGCGGCGCCGAAGGCTTCGAGGCCGCCGTCGTGGTCGGCGGCCAGTTCAAGGATGCCGGGGTGGCCGCGGTCCGCGAGGTATCGGCGAGCGCGCGGATCGTCTTCGCCGACCGCTCCGGCTCGGTCTTCGACATCATCGACGACGCCGCGGCCGAGGTGTCCGGTGGCTGA
- a CDS encoding hemolysin family protein encodes MSSATLIVLAVLLVPAGGLFAGLDAALNTVSRARLDDMVRAERAGAARLLRIMDDRPRYVNLMVLLRVLCEITATVLLAAALLDVWADGWALLGTAVVMVLVDYVVIGVGPRTLGRQHAYSIALAAALPLQLIGVLLGPVSRLLILIGNAITPGRGFRNGPFASEIELREVVEMAGERGVVADEERRMIQSVFELGDTAARAVMVPRTEMIWIEADKTAAQAMSLAVRSGHSRMPVIGENVDDILGVVYLKDLVPYADRSRKVRVGEVMRPAVFMPDSKPLDSLLDEMQRRRNHMALLVDEYGGIAGLVTIEDVLEEIVGEIADEYDIGETPPIEDLGDGRYRVSARLPVQDLAELFGVQIADEEVDTVGGLLAHELGRVPLPGSKVTAHGLVLRGEGGPDARGRMRVQTVVVRRDKAAGDDERGETPREGERGRKDRGADKGGRRKDRGEAATAEAAQNGSSRTTTADRDQEGSE; translated from the coding sequence GTGAGCTCCGCGACGCTGATCGTGCTCGCGGTGCTGCTCGTGCCCGCGGGGGGGCTCTTCGCCGGGCTGGACGCCGCGCTCAACACCGTCTCCAGGGCGCGGCTGGACGACATGGTGCGCGCCGAGCGCGCCGGGGCCGCCCGGCTGCTCCGGATCATGGACGACCGCCCGCGCTACGTGAACCTCATGGTGCTGCTCCGGGTGCTCTGCGAGATCACCGCGACGGTGCTGCTCGCGGCCGCGCTGCTCGACGTCTGGGCGGACGGCTGGGCGCTGCTCGGCACCGCGGTCGTCATGGTGCTGGTCGACTATGTGGTGATCGGCGTCGGCCCGCGCACCCTCGGCCGCCAGCACGCCTACTCCATCGCGCTGGCCGCGGCGCTGCCGCTGCAGCTGATCGGCGTGCTGCTCGGCCCGGTGAGCAGGCTGCTCATCCTGATCGGCAACGCGATCACCCCGGGCCGTGGCTTCCGGAACGGCCCCTTCGCCTCCGAGATCGAGCTGCGCGAGGTCGTCGAGATGGCCGGTGAGCGCGGCGTCGTCGCCGACGAGGAGCGCCGGATGATCCAGTCGGTCTTCGAACTGGGCGACACCGCGGCCCGCGCGGTCATGGTGCCGCGCACCGAGATGATCTGGATCGAGGCGGACAAGACCGCCGCCCAGGCCATGTCGCTGGCGGTGCGCAGCGGGCACTCCCGGATGCCGGTGATCGGCGAGAACGTGGACGACATCCTCGGCGTCGTCTACCTCAAGGACCTGGTGCCCTACGCTGATCGCAGCCGCAAGGTGCGGGTCGGCGAGGTGATGCGCCCCGCCGTCTTCATGCCGGACTCCAAGCCGCTGGACAGCCTGCTCGACGAGATGCAGCGCAGGCGCAACCACATGGCGCTGCTGGTGGACGAGTACGGCGGCATCGCCGGGCTGGTCACCATCGAGGACGTGCTCGAGGAGATCGTCGGCGAGATCGCCGACGAGTACGACATCGGCGAGACGCCGCCGATCGAGGATCTCGGCGACGGCCGCTATCGGGTCTCGGCGCGGCTGCCGGTGCAGGATCTGGCCGAGCTGTTCGGGGTGCAGATCGCCGACGAGGAGGTCGACACGGTCGGCGGGCTGCTCGCGCACGAGCTGGGCCGGGTGCCGCTGCCCGGCTCGAAGGTGACCGCGCACGGGCTGGTGCTGCGCGGCGAGGGGGGCCCGGACGCCCGCGGCCGGATGCGGGTGCAGACCGTGGTGGTGCGCCGGGACAAGGCCGCCGGCGACGACGAGCGCGGCGAGACCCCGCGCGAGGGCGAGCGCGGGCGCAAGGATCGGGGCGCCGACAAGGGTGGCCGCCGGAAGGACCGCGGCGAGGCCGCGACGGCGGAGGCAGCGCAGAACGGATCGAGCCGCACGACGACGGCCGACCGCGACCAGGAGGGATCCGAATGA
- a CDS encoding PhoH family protein: protein MKSVRSSLELAPESVFPLLGSADENLRELERLLEADIHVRGSSVTLTGRPAEVALAERIIGELVSLTGKNKGITPDTVRHTVSMLTEGSEESPAEVLSLDILSRRGKTIRPKTLNQKRYVDAIDNNTVVFGIGPAGTGKTYLAMAKAVQALQTKQVSRIILTRPAVEAGERLGFLPGTLNEKIDPYLRPLYDALHDMMDPEAIPKLMAAGVIEVAPLAYMRGRTLNDSFIVLDEAQNTTAEQMKMFLTRLGFGSKIVVTGDVTQVDLPGGARSGLRAASEILTDIDDIHFAQLTSSDVVRHRLVSEIVDAYDRFESEVRPPVPHYPGNRAERRAASRGDRR, encoded by the coding sequence ATGAAGAGCGTGCGCTCCAGCCTCGAACTGGCCCCCGAATCGGTGTTCCCGCTGCTCGGATCGGCGGATGAGAATCTGCGCGAGCTGGAGCGCCTGCTCGAGGCGGACATCCACGTGAGGGGCAGCTCGGTGACGCTCACCGGCCGCCCGGCCGAGGTGGCGCTGGCCGAGCGGATCATCGGCGAGCTGGTCTCGCTCACCGGCAAGAACAAGGGCATCACGCCGGACACCGTGCGGCACACGGTCTCCATGCTCACCGAGGGCAGCGAGGAGTCCCCGGCCGAGGTGCTCAGCCTGGACATCCTGTCCCGGCGCGGCAAGACCATCCGGCCCAAGACGCTGAACCAGAAGCGCTACGTCGACGCCATCGACAACAACACCGTGGTCTTCGGCATCGGCCCGGCCGGTACCGGCAAGACCTACCTGGCGATGGCCAAGGCGGTGCAGGCGCTGCAGACCAAGCAGGTCAGCCGGATCATCCTCACCCGGCCCGCGGTGGAGGCGGGCGAGCGGCTCGGCTTCCTGCCGGGCACGCTGAACGAGAAGATCGATCCATACCTGCGGCCGCTCTACGACGCGCTGCACGACATGATGGATCCCGAGGCGATCCCCAAGCTCATGGCGGCGGGCGTGATCGAGGTCGCGCCGCTCGCCTACATGCGCGGGCGCACGCTGAACGACTCCTTCATCGTGCTGGACGAGGCGCAGAACACCACGGCCGAGCAGATGAAGATGTTCCTGACCAGGCTCGGCTTCGGCTCGAAGATCGTGGTGACGGGTGACGTCACCCAGGTCGACCTGCCCGGCGGGGCGCGGTCCGGGCTGCGCGCGGCCAGCGAGATCCTCACCGATATCGACGACATCCACTTCGCCCAGCTCACCAGCAGCGATGTGGTGCGGCACCGGCTGGTGTCGGAGATCGTCGACGCCTACGACCGCTTCGAGTCGGAGGTGCGTCCGCCGGTGCCGCACTACCCGGGCAACCGGGCGGAGCGCCGAGCCGCCAGCCGGGGGGACCGGCGCTGA
- a CDS encoding 16S rRNA (uracil(1498)-N(3))-methyltransferase: MAATVFYLDDIPQPGGVAVLDGPEGRHAATVRRIRVGEPITLSDGRGVVAESEVVAAQKDRLELAVLDRRVAVPAAPPVTVVQALPKSDRSELAVELMTEAGADVIVPWQAARCIANWEGKAAKGVEKWRAAARAAARQSRRVYIPEVTEVRRTREVAELVRVTVADGGVVAALHESGAGRFGALPFGTASRVVLIVGPEGGLDDAEIATFTEAGATAALLGPTVLRTSTAAAVALGALGALTSRW; this comes from the coding sequence GTGGCCGCGACGGTCTTCTACCTGGACGACATTCCGCAGCCCGGTGGGGTCGCGGTGCTGGACGGGCCGGAGGGCAGGCATGCCGCCACCGTGCGGCGCATCCGGGTGGGGGAGCCGATCACGCTCTCCGACGGGCGCGGGGTGGTCGCGGAGTCCGAGGTGGTCGCGGCGCAGAAGGATCGGCTGGAGCTCGCGGTGCTGGATCGGCGGGTCGCCGTGCCCGCCGCGCCGCCGGTGACGGTGGTGCAGGCGCTGCCCAAGTCGGATCGGTCCGAGCTCGCGGTCGAGCTCATGACCGAGGCGGGGGCCGATGTGATCGTGCCCTGGCAGGCGGCGCGCTGTATCGCCAACTGGGAGGGTAAGGCCGCGAAGGGCGTCGAGAAGTGGCGGGCGGCGGCGCGGGCCGCGGCGCGGCAGTCGCGGCGGGTCTACATTCCCGAGGTCACCGAGGTCCGGCGGACGCGGGAGGTGGCGGAGCTGGTGCGCGTGACCGTCGCGGACGGGGGAGTGGTGGCGGCGCTGCACGAGTCCGGGGCGGGGCGGTTCGGCGCGCTGCCGTTCGGAACGGCGTCGCGGGTGGTGCTGATCGTCGGCCCCGAGGGTGGGCTGGACGATGCCGAGATCGCGACTTTCACCGAGGCAGGGGCGACCGCCGCGCTACTCGGCCCGACCGTGCTGCGCACCTCGACCGCGGCCGCTGTCGCCCTCGGCGCGCTCGGTGCCCTCACTTCGCGCTGGTGA
- a CDS encoding LysR family transcriptional regulator, giving the protein MLGDDLTWFITLAELEHVGATADRLHVAQPTLSRMLARLERRLGVRLFDRTGKRLRLNEFGRAYYEHARRARIELDAGARAVADLADPAEGTVRLAFLHSFGSWLVPQLVGDFRRQAGRVAVSLHQDAAGTITRMVLDGDADLAVVSPRPAEPGLGWSGLLRQPLVLAVPAGHRLAGKRQAKLAELAGEEVIAMRHGYGMRRLLDELAAAAGLHPRIAFESSDLVTVTGLVAAGLGVALVPLEDPPPGATPSPAVAKVPLADPGAVREVGLVWAADRPMPEAARRFRAVIEGWAARRSPGAYSLSAVGTGR; this is encoded by the coding sequence ATGCTCGGTGACGACCTGACGTGGTTCATCACACTCGCCGAACTCGAGCACGTCGGCGCCACCGCCGACCGGCTGCACGTCGCGCAACCCACGCTCTCCCGGATGCTGGCCCGGTTGGAGCGCAGGCTCGGCGTGCGGCTCTTCGACCGCACGGGCAAGCGGCTCCGGCTGAACGAGTTCGGCCGGGCCTACTACGAGCACGCCCGCCGCGCCCGCATCGAGCTGGACGCGGGCGCCAGGGCCGTCGCCGACCTCGCCGACCCGGCCGAGGGCACCGTGCGGCTCGCCTTCCTGCACTCCTTCGGCAGTTGGCTGGTACCCCAGCTGGTCGGCGATTTCCGCAGGCAGGCCGGGCGGGTGGCGGTCTCGCTGCACCAGGACGCGGCGGGCACCATCACCCGCATGGTGCTCGACGGCGACGCCGACCTCGCCGTGGTCTCGCCGCGCCCGGCCGAACCGGGGCTCGGCTGGTCCGGGCTGCTGCGCCAGCCGCTGGTGCTCGCGGTCCCCGCCGGGCACCGGCTGGCCGGGAAGCGCCAGGCGAAGCTCGCCGAGCTGGCCGGCGAGGAGGTCATCGCCATGCGCCACGGCTACGGCATGCGCAGGCTGCTGGACGAACTCGCCGCGGCGGCCGGGCTGCACCCGCGCATCGCGTTCGAATCGAGCGATCTGGTGACGGTCACCGGGCTGGTGGCGGCCGGGCTCGGTGTGGCGCTGGTGCCGCTGGAGGACCCGCCGCCGGGCGCCACCCCGAGCCCGGCGGTAGCCAAGGTCCCGCTCGCCGATCCGGGCGCCGTCCGCGAGGTCGGGCTGGTGTGGGCAGCGGACCGGCCGATGCCGGAGGCGGCGCGCCGGTTCCGCGCCGTGATCGAGGGCTGGGCGGCCCGTCGTTCGCCGGGGGCATATTCCCTGTCAGCTGTCGGTACCGGGCGGTAA
- the hrcA gene encoding heat-inducible transcriptional repressor HrcA, producing MSSTEDRRFEVLRAIVADYVATKEPIGSKTLVERHNLGVSSATVRNDMAVLEAEGYIAQPHTSSGRIPTDKGYRQFVDRIAEVKPLSSAERRAILEFLESGVDLDDVLRRGVRLLAQLTRQVAVVQYPTVSASTVRHIEVVALNPARLLLVLITDTGRVDQRIVELGALVDDEDLAALRALLGGAMDGKRLATASAAVAALPENAPGKLRDVLIRVSTVLVETLVEHPEERLVLGGTANLTRNAGDFGLPGSLRTVLEALEEQVVVLKLLAAAQQPGTITVRIGEETQVEEMRGTSVVTTGYGSAGAVLGGMGVLGPTRMDYPGTIASVAAVARYIGEVLGGR from the coding sequence GTGTCGAGTACCGAGGATCGTCGTTTCGAAGTTCTGCGGGCGATCGTTGCCGACTACGTCGCGACCAAGGAGCCGATCGGGTCGAAGACGCTGGTCGAGCGGCACAACCTGGGCGTATCCAGTGCCACGGTGCGCAATGACATGGCGGTGCTGGAGGCGGAGGGGTACATCGCGCAGCCGCACACCAGCTCGGGGCGAATTCCGACGGACAAGGGGTATCGGCAGTTCGTGGATCGGATCGCCGAGGTGAAGCCGCTCTCGTCGGCGGAGCGGCGGGCGATTCTGGAGTTCCTGGAGTCCGGGGTCGATCTGGACGACGTGCTGCGGCGCGGGGTGCGGCTGCTCGCGCAGCTGACCAGGCAGGTCGCGGTGGTGCAGTACCCGACGGTGTCGGCGTCGACGGTGCGGCACATCGAGGTGGTCGCGCTGAATCCGGCGCGGTTGCTGCTGGTGCTGATCACCGACACCGGGCGGGTCGATCAGCGGATCGTCGAGCTCGGTGCGCTGGTTGACGACGAGGACCTGGCGGCGCTGCGCGCGCTGCTCGGTGGCGCGATGGACGGCAAGCGCCTGGCCACCGCATCGGCGGCGGTCGCGGCGCTGCCGGAGAATGCGCCGGGGAAGCTGCGGGATGTGCTGATCCGGGTGTCGACGGTGCTGGTGGAGACGCTGGTGGAGCACCCGGAGGAGCGGCTGGTGCTCGGCGGCACGGCGAACCTGACCCGCAATGCCGGCGACTTCGGGCTGCCGGGTTCGCTGCGCACGGTGCTGGAGGCGCTGGAGGAACAGGTGGTGGTGCTCAAGCTGCTCGCGGCCGCGCAGCAGCCTGGCACGATCACGGTCCGGATCGGCGAGGAGACGCAGGTCGAGGAGATGCGCGGGACGTCGGTCGTGACCACGGGGTACGGTTCGGCAGGGGCGGTTCTCGGTGGCATGGGGGTGCTGGGCCCGACGCGCATGGATTACCCGGGCACGATCGCCTCGGTGGCGGCGGTAGCCCGGTATATCGGCGAAGTGCTGGGCGGACGCTGA